The genomic region AAGACGAGGCACTTGCCGGCAATAGATAATGCTTTATTACCGTGAAAACCTATTTTCATTCTGAGGAATGAAAACCGCTTTTTCATGATCGTTAAATTAATTATTATATGAACCGGCTTCCTTTTTATCCTAGAAACAATCCGGCAATATAAACCATACTATAGATATTAATCGCTTGAAAACAACGAAGTTTAAATTAAAGCGGCGCCTCGTCAAGCCGGTTATTATAATCTTTGCCGTTTGCAATTAATAAATAATACCGCCTATCAATCAATGCTGATATAATATCTTTATTTTAATGGCAGGTAATATCTATATGACAGATTATAAAAATCTTTCCGAAAATGAATTACAGGCGGTTATCGAATCCGCCGAGAAAGCGCTAAGGTTGAAACAGGCCAATAAACGAAAGGAAGTCCTTGCCCAAATCAGGGAACTTGCAGCATCGATAGACGTTACCGTCGAAATTGTCGAACACGACAAGAAATCCGTCCGCAAAGGCGTCAAAGTGCCCGTCAAATACCGCCATCCTGAAGATCCCGATAAAACTTGGACAGGCCGCGGAGTAACGCCTAAATGGATGCGCGCCTTGTTGAATGCCGGACACGATTTATCCGAATTCGAGGTGTAATTGCAATCGGCAGGGATTCCCTGCTTTGCACGGAAGCAGGTTCAGTTTTTTCCTCCATTTCATCCAGGCCATCCTGCTTCCTTCCGGCACAAAAGCAAGGGCCTGGTAAACCGATCGGCCTCCGCAACCCGGAGGCTCTTCTTTGAATAATAAAATTCTGACCGGAATGATTTTCAGAAAGCC from Methylosarcina fibrata AML-C10 harbors:
- a CDS encoding H-NS histone family protein gives rise to the protein MTDYKNLSENELQAVIESAEKALRLKQANKRKEVLAQIRELAASIDVTVEIVEHDKKSVRKGVKVPVKYRHPEDPDKTWTGRGVTPKWMRALLNAGHDLSEFEV